Proteins encoded by one window of Roseibium sp. Sym1:
- a CDS encoding NYN domain-containing protein encodes MVLDARAPRLAVLIDADNASARIVDGLFDEIAKIGEASVRRIYGDFSSPRSKAWIDVLARHAIIPHQQFAYTTGKNASDITLVIDAMDLLLSGRFDGFCLVSSDSDFTRLAARIREQGVDVFGFGEQKTPESFRQACRRFTYTENLLPDAPANAETTGSTSKPLQSPSAATPIIRRVLDQMETEDGWAPLGAVGTQLANLSSDFDPRNFGFRKLSDLVRKTNAFEIEHPEGRSIRIREKPSPKKASARRKS; translated from the coding sequence ATGGTATTAGACGCGCGCGCCCCACGCCTCGCAGTGCTGATCGACGCCGACAACGCGTCGGCCAGGATTGTTGACGGGCTCTTTGACGAGATCGCGAAGATCGGCGAGGCAAGCGTTCGGCGCATTTACGGCGACTTTTCCAGCCCGAGGTCAAAAGCGTGGATCGACGTGCTGGCCCGGCATGCCATCATTCCGCACCAGCAGTTCGCCTACACGACCGGCAAGAACGCCTCCGACATCACGCTGGTCATTGACGCGATGGACCTCTTGCTGAGCGGACGCTTCGACGGCTTTTGCCTGGTGTCCTCCGACAGCGACTTTACGCGGCTCGCTGCCCGTATTCGGGAACAGGGCGTCGATGTCTTCGGCTTCGGCGAGCAGAAGACGCCTGAGAGCTTCCGGCAGGCTTGCCGGCGGTTCACCTACACCGAGAACCTGCTCCCCGATGCCCCTGCCAACGCGGAGACCACGGGCAGCACATCAAAGCCGCTTCAATCGCCGAGCGCGGCCACGCCCATTATCCGGCGCGTTCTCGATCAGATGGAGACAGAAGACGGCTGGGCGCCGCTTGGCGCTGTTGGAACGCAGCTGGCCAATCTGTCATCGGATTTCGATCCGCGCAATTTCGGTTTCCGCAAGCTCAGCGATCTTGTCCGCAAGACCAACGCCTTCGAGATCGAGCATCCGGAAGGGCGATCCATCCGCATCCGCGAGAAGCCATCCCCTAAGAAAGCCTCGGCAAGACGGAAATCTTAA
- a CDS encoding DUF3750 domain-containing protein — protein sequence MGVAMRRILTWGAGFVLFNLGLSLFVVFGGVHTASGHWSSASRAPLGIAPDPRIERQAIIQVYAARAVSWRGYFGVHSWVSIKASEADHFTTYEVMGWRVRHGGKAVSASRRAPDSRWFGSEPRLIADFRGKRAEAAIPKLLGAIRDYRHNDEYTIWPGPNSNTFTAHLGRVVPELRLDLPPTAVGKDFLPSGFWAKAPSGTGYQLSLSGLLGILIAWEEGLEVNLLGLTYGVDVKDLSIKLPMVGRVGF from the coding sequence ATGGGAGTGGCAATGCGGCGGATCCTGACCTGGGGTGCAGGCTTTGTGCTGTTCAATCTGGGGCTCAGCCTTTTCGTGGTGTTCGGGGGCGTTCACACGGCCTCCGGCCATTGGAGCAGTGCCAGCCGGGCGCCCCTCGGAATAGCGCCTGATCCACGGATTGAACGGCAAGCCATCATTCAGGTCTATGCCGCGAGGGCTGTCAGCTGGCGCGGCTATTTCGGCGTCCATAGCTGGGTCTCCATCAAGGCGTCGGAGGCAGATCATTTCACCACCTACGAGGTCATGGGCTGGCGGGTCCGACATGGCGGGAAAGCCGTTTCCGCCTCGCGCCGAGCTCCTGACAGCCGATGGTTCGGCTCGGAGCCCCGATTGATCGCGGATTTCCGCGGAAAGCGCGCCGAAGCCGCGATTCCAAAGCTGCTCGGGGCGATCCGCGACTATCGCCACAATGACGAATACACGATCTGGCCGGGCCCCAACTCGAACACCTTCACCGCCCATCTCGGCCGCGTTGTCCCCGAGCTCAGACTGGACCTCCCGCCGACGGCGGTCGGCAAGGATTTTCTCCCCTCCGGCTTCTGGGCAAAGGCCCCGAGCGGCACCGGCTACCAGCTCTCGCTGTCCGGTCTTCTGGGCATTCTGATCGCCTGGGAGGAGGGCCTCGAGGTCAATCTGCTCGGATTGACCTATGGCGTTGATGTCAAGGATCTGTCGATCAAGCTGCCGATGGTGGGGCGGGTCGGGTTTTAG